Proteins from a single region of Hordeum vulgare subsp. vulgare chromosome 6H, MorexV3_pseudomolecules_assembly, whole genome shotgun sequence:
- the LOC123403008 gene encoding reticulocalbin-2 isoform X1 has product MAQSSSAARKPSAAPTVVLTLVLVLASAGLLFLLVHLSPSSPSAHPHPHRRLRLRGENLRHGGATRHQIPFDPVIADLERRVDDREWERLAAAGLHAPGMESAPVPEDLADYEDEYINDAARFNMTLRVAALFPKIDVDPADDAVTGAELAAWNLASARREVLHRTARELDLHDRDHDGRVAFSEYERPSWAWRFDDNNSSSDGMGWWKEGHFNAADMDGDGFLNLTEFNDFLHPADTTNPKLIHWLCKEEIRERDKDADGKLNFQEFYKGLFYSVRHYDDETSTDDSNGSDAPARKSFLQLDLDNDGFLSADELKPIIGKLHPAENFYAKQQADYVISQADTNKDGQLSLNEMIENPYVFYSALFTEDDYGSHDELR; this is encoded by the exons ATggcgcagtcgtcgtcggcggcgagGAAGCCCTCGGCAGCGCCAACCGTCGTCCTGACACTTGTCCTGGTCCTCGCCTCCGCGGGCCTCCTCTTCCTTCTAGTCCACCTCTCCCCTTCGTCGCCATCCGCGCACCCGcacccccaccgccgcctccgcctGCGCGGGGAAAACCTCAGGCACGGAGGCGCCACCCGGCACCAGATCCCGTTCGACCCCGTCATCGCGGACCTCGAGCGCCGCGTCGACGACCGCGAGTGGGAGCGCCTGGCTGCCGCGGGGCTGCACGCGCCGGGCATGGAGTCTGCCCCCGTCCCAGAGGACCTCGCGGACTACGAGGACGAGTACATCAATGACGCCGCGCGGTTCAACATGACGCTGCGCGTGGCGGCTCTTTTCCCCAAGATCGACGTGGACCCCGCCGACGACGCCGTGACGGGCGCCGAGCTGGCTGCGTGGAATCTCGCGTCCGCGCGGCGGGAGGTGCTGCACCGCACCGCCCGGGAGCTCGACCTGCATGACCGCGACCACGACGGCCGCGTCGCCTTCTCCGAGTACGAGAGGCCCAGCTGGGCTTGGCGGTTCGACG ATAATAACTCAAGCAGTGATGGGATGGGATGGTGGAAGGAGGGGCACTTCAATGCTGCGGATATGGACGGCGACGGCTTTCTAAATCTGACGGAGTTTAACGA CTTCTTACATCCAGCTGATACTACCAACCCAAAGCTAATACATTGGTTGTGCAAAGAAGAAATCAG GGAAAGAGACAAAGATGCTGACGGGAAGCTCAATTTCCAAGAGTTCTATAAAGGATTATTTTACTCAGTTCGACATTACGATGATGAAACTTCAACAGATGACTCCAATGGCTCTGATGCACCGGCTAGAAAATCGTTTTTACAACTTGATCTGGATAATGATGG GTTTTTGTCAGCAGATGAGCTAAAACCTATCATCGGAAAACTCCATCCAGCAGAAAACTTCTATGCCAAGCAACAAGCTGACTATGTGATATCACAG gctgatacaaataaagatggacaGCTGAGTTTGAATGAGATGATTGAGAACCCCTATGTGTTTTACAGTGCTTTATTCACAGAAGATGATTATGGGTCTCATGACGAGCTCCGGTAG
- the LOC123403008 gene encoding reticulocalbin-3 isoform X2: MAQSSSAARKPSAAPTVVLTLVLVLASAGLLFLLVHLSPSSPSAHPHPHRRLRLRGENLRHGGATRHQIPFDPVIADLERRVDDREWERLAAAGLHAPGMESAPVPEDLADYEDEYINDAARFNMTLRVAALFPKIDVDPADDAVTGAELAAWNLASARREVLHRTARELDLHDRDHDGRVAFSEYERPSWAWRFDDNNSSSDGMGWWKEGHFNAADMDGDGFLNLTEFNDFLHPADTTNPKLIHWLCKEEIRERDKDADGKLNFQEFYKGLFYSVRHYDDETSTDDSNGSDAPARKSFLQLDLDNDG; encoded by the exons ATggcgcagtcgtcgtcggcggcgagGAAGCCCTCGGCAGCGCCAACCGTCGTCCTGACACTTGTCCTGGTCCTCGCCTCCGCGGGCCTCCTCTTCCTTCTAGTCCACCTCTCCCCTTCGTCGCCATCCGCGCACCCGcacccccaccgccgcctccgcctGCGCGGGGAAAACCTCAGGCACGGAGGCGCCACCCGGCACCAGATCCCGTTCGACCCCGTCATCGCGGACCTCGAGCGCCGCGTCGACGACCGCGAGTGGGAGCGCCTGGCTGCCGCGGGGCTGCACGCGCCGGGCATGGAGTCTGCCCCCGTCCCAGAGGACCTCGCGGACTACGAGGACGAGTACATCAATGACGCCGCGCGGTTCAACATGACGCTGCGCGTGGCGGCTCTTTTCCCCAAGATCGACGTGGACCCCGCCGACGACGCCGTGACGGGCGCCGAGCTGGCTGCGTGGAATCTCGCGTCCGCGCGGCGGGAGGTGCTGCACCGCACCGCCCGGGAGCTCGACCTGCATGACCGCGACCACGACGGCCGCGTCGCCTTCTCCGAGTACGAGAGGCCCAGCTGGGCTTGGCGGTTCGACG ATAATAACTCAAGCAGTGATGGGATGGGATGGTGGAAGGAGGGGCACTTCAATGCTGCGGATATGGACGGCGACGGCTTTCTAAATCTGACGGAGTTTAACGA CTTCTTACATCCAGCTGATACTACCAACCCAAAGCTAATACATTGGTTGTGCAAAGAAGAAATCAG GGAAAGAGACAAAGATGCTGACGGGAAGCTCAATTTCCAAGAGTTCTATAAAGGATTATTTTACTCAGTTCGACATTACGATGATGAAACTTCAACAGATGACTCCAATGGCTCTGATGCACCGGCTAGAAAATCGTTTTTACAACTTGATCTGGATAATGATGGGTGA